In Alloyangia pacifica, the following proteins share a genomic window:
- a CDS encoding peroxiredoxin — MTDLAPDFTLPVSGGGEITLSALRPAKVVLFFYPRDDTSGCTVENQDFTRLLPDFEALGVKVFGISADSLESHEKFMRKKALTVPLLSDETAQTCAAFGVWKEKKMYGKTFMGIERSTFLIDGEGRIAREWRKVKVPGHADEVLDAAKEL; from the coding sequence ATGACCGACTTGGCCCCTGATTTCACCCTCCCCGTGAGCGGCGGCGGAGAGATCACCCTGTCCGCGCTGCGCCCCGCGAAGGTGGTGCTCTTCTTCTACCCGCGCGACGACACCTCGGGCTGCACCGTCGAAAACCAGGACTTCACCCGCCTGCTGCCCGACTTCGAGGCGCTTGGCGTGAAGGTCTTCGGTATCTCCGCGGACTCGCTGGAAAGCCATGAGAAGTTCATGCGCAAGAAGGCCCTGACCGTGCCGCTGCTGTCCGACGAGACGGCGCAGACCTGCGCCGCCTTCGGCGTGTGGAAGGAAAAGAAGATGTACGGCAAGACCTTCATGGGGATCGAGCGCAGCACCTTCCTGATCGACGGCGAGGGCCGCATCGCGCGCGAATGGCGCAAGGTGAAGGTGCCTGGTCACGCCGACGAGGTCCTGGACGCCGCCAAGGAGCTCTGA
- a CDS encoding M23 family metallopeptidase: MRTRLAIKWHALLERYFPERRLFLRSDTDTRFIRLRSGTQAIATLGIAVTVGWTIVATSILLMDSISAGNFREQSRRDQTTYQQRLNELSRERDIRAAEAKAAQDRFNTALAQVSEMQSQLLDSETRRRELETGIDVIQSTLGTTMKQREEASARLAALEEQLSNGGTALAAASSEGDGTLDLLTDMLARTAAERDQVVSDAQDALVRADEIATELRLREEQNDIIFRQLEDAMTISVEPLDKMFKAAGMNPDSLIKQVRKGYSGRGGPLTPLTFSTRGQAPSLDAERANRILGEMDKLNLYRIAAEKAPFSVPLKDPFRFTSGFGRRWGRLHAGTDFAAPHGTPIYATADGVVTHAGWMSGYGRLVKVQHEFGIETRYAHMSKINVKVGQRVSRGQQVGAMGNTGRSTGTHLHYEVRVGGEPVNPMIYIKAANDVF, encoded by the coding sequence GTGCGCACGCGGCTCGCGATAAAATGGCACGCGCTTCTTGAGCGCTATTTTCCGGAACGTCGGCTCTTTCTCAGATCGGACACCGACACGCGGTTCATCCGCCTCCGATCAGGCACACAGGCCATCGCGACGCTCGGCATCGCCGTTACCGTGGGCTGGACCATCGTCGCCACCTCGATCCTGCTGATGGACAGCATCAGCGCCGGCAACTTCCGCGAGCAGTCCCGCCGCGACCAGACCACCTACCAGCAGCGTCTCAACGAACTTTCCCGCGAGCGCGACATCCGCGCCGCCGAGGCCAAGGCCGCCCAGGACCGGTTCAACACCGCCCTCGCACAGGTCTCCGAAATGCAGTCCCAGCTTCTCGACAGCGAGACCCGCCGCCGCGAGCTCGAGACCGGCATCGACGTCATCCAGTCCACCCTCGGCACCACGATGAAGCAGCGCGAGGAGGCCAGCGCCCGCCTTGCCGCGCTCGAAGAGCAGCTCAGCAACGGCGGCACTGCGCTGGCTGCCGCCAGCAGCGAAGGCGACGGCACGCTCGACCTGCTCACCGATATGCTCGCCCGCACCGCCGCGGAGCGCGACCAGGTGGTCTCCGACGCGCAGGACGCGCTGGTCCGCGCCGACGAGATCGCCACGGAGCTGCGCCTGCGCGAAGAGCAGAACGACATCATCTTCCGCCAGCTCGAGGACGCGATGACCATTTCGGTCGAGCCGCTGGACAAGATGTTCAAGGCCGCCGGGATGAACCCCGACAGCCTGATCAAGCAGGTCCGCAAGGGCTATTCCGGCCGCGGCGGTCCGCTCACTCCGCTGACCTTCAGCACCCGCGGCCAGGCGCCCTCGCTCGACGCCGAGCGCGCCAACCGCATCCTCGGCGAGATGGACAAGCTGAACCTCTACCGCATCGCCGCCGAGAAGGCGCCCTTTTCGGTGCCTCTGAAAGACCCGTTCCGCTTCACCTCGGGCTTTGGCCGCCGGTGGGGCCGGCTGCACGCGGGCACCGATTTCGCCGCGCCGCACGGTACGCCGATCTACGCCACCGCCGACGGCGTGGTCACCCACGCGGGTTGGATGTCGGGCTACGGCCGTCTGGTGAAGGTGCAGCACGAGTTCGGCATCGAGACCCGCTACGCCCACATGTCCAAAATCAACGTGAAGGTCGGCCAAAGGGTCTCGCGCGGACAGCAGGTTGGTGCTATGGGAAATACAGGACGGTCGACCGGCACGCACCTGCACTACGAGGTCCGCGTTGGTGGGGAGCCCGTCAATCCCATGATCTACATCAAGGCTGCTAACGATGTTTTCTAA
- a CDS encoding bactofilin family protein, with protein sequence MFSKSKINEPGPKAEDTAVKPAVSDAPRSTEFKPTAPKAKPPASVLSSDLHITGNIKTTGDIQVEGTIEGDIRAHLLTVGESATIKGEIVADDVVINGRIVGRVRGLKVRLTATARVEGDIIHKTIAIESGAHFEGSVQRADDPLSTGKGKVAAPPAAEPTAG encoded by the coding sequence ATGTTTTCTAAGAGCAAGATCAATGAACCCGGGCCCAAGGCCGAGGATACTGCGGTGAAACCCGCTGTTTCCGATGCGCCCCGGTCGACCGAGTTCAAACCGACCGCACCGAAAGCCAAGCCGCCGGCCTCGGTCCTGTCGAGCGATCTGCACATCACGGGCAACATCAAGACCACCGGCGACATCCAGGTCGAAGGCACGATCGAGGGCGACATCCGCGCCCACCTGCTGACCGTCGGCGAGAGCGCCACCATCAAGGGCGAGATCGTCGCCGATGACGTGGTGATCAACGGCCGCATCGTCGGCCGCGTGCGCGGCCTCAAGGTGCGCCTGACCGCCACCGCCCGCGTCGAGGGCGACATCATCCACAAGACCATCGCCATCGAGTCCGGCGCCCATTTCGAGGGCTCGGTGCAGCGTGCCGACGATCCGCTCTCGACCGGCAAGGGCAAGGTTGCAGCGCCCCCCGCGGCAGAACCGACCGCCGGCTGA
- a CDS encoding HNH endonuclease, whose protein sequence is MDGDFRTHFVREPSALRQHPALVLNADYRPLSYYPLSLWPWQEAVKAAFLDRVDIIAEYDEVVRSPSMVLKIPSVVVLKDYVKPRKRVAFTRFNLFLRDEFRCQYCGSKGDLTFDHVVPRASGGITSWENVVAACSPCNLRKGSKSLRRAGMSLYRAPRQPTAGELLNVGRKFPPNHLHDSWLDFLYWDAELDA, encoded by the coding sequence ATGGACGGCGACTTCAGGACCCATTTCGTACGAGAGCCCTCGGCGCTCCGCCAACATCCGGCGCTGGTGCTGAACGCGGACTATCGCCCGCTCTCTTACTACCCGCTGTCGCTCTGGCCTTGGCAGGAAGCGGTGAAGGCGGCCTTCCTCGACAGGGTGGACATCATCGCCGAATACGACGAAGTGGTCCGAAGCCCCTCGATGGTGCTGAAGATACCGAGCGTCGTGGTCCTCAAAGATTACGTAAAACCGAGAAAGCGCGTGGCCTTCACGCGCTTTAATCTTTTTCTGAGGGATGAGTTCCGCTGCCAGTACTGCGGCAGCAAGGGCGACCTGACCTTCGACCACGTGGTGCCGCGCGCCTCGGGGGGGATCACCAGCTGGGAGAACGTGGTGGCAGCCTGCTCGCCGTGCAACCTGCGCAAGGGCTCGAAGAGCCTGCGCCGCGCCGGCATGTCGCTCTACCGCGCGCCGCGTCAGCCCACGGCAGGGGAGCTGCTCAACGTCGGCCGCAAGTTCCCGCCCAACCACCTGCACGACAGCTGGCTGGACTTCCTTTACTGGGACGCCGAGCTGGACGCCTGA
- a CDS encoding VOC family protein, with protein sequence MSDIPLTDVAAPGFLLEAALYCPDLDAAEAFYQGVIGLEKISRVDSRHVFFRVGTGVLLIFNPEETEKPARNPALPVPSHGARGPGHVCLAMPGEAMERWRKRLQAAGVVIEADFIWPNGARSIYVRDPAGNSVELAEPKLWA encoded by the coding sequence ATGAGTGATATCCCCCTGACCGACGTCGCCGCGCCCGGCTTCCTGCTTGAAGCTGCGCTTTATTGTCCCGATCTCGATGCCGCCGAGGCCTTTTACCAAGGGGTGATCGGCCTGGAGAAGATCTCCCGCGTCGACAGCCGCCACGTGTTCTTTCGGGTCGGCACCGGTGTGCTGCTGATCTTCAATCCCGAAGAGACCGAGAAGCCGGCGCGCAACCCCGCCCTGCCCGTGCCCAGCCATGGCGCGCGCGGCCCGGGGCACGTCTGCCTTGCCATGCCGGGCGAGGCGATGGAGCGCTGGCGCAAGCGGCTGCAGGCGGCGGGGGTGGTGATCGAGGCCGATTTCATCTGGCCGAACGGCGCGCGCTCGATCTACGTCCGCGATCCGGCGGGGAATTCGGTGGAACTGGCCGAGCCGAAGCTTTGGGCGTAG
- a CDS encoding alpha/beta hydrolase: protein MTRVLQAGRKGPASGETHSCVVFLHGYGANGADLLGLADPLAEHLPDTMFVAPDAPEDCAGSPMGFQWFPIPWIDGSSEEESMQGMARAVDDLNAFLDALMVDEDLLPEQVALVGFSQGSMMSLHVAPRREDEVAGVVAFSGRLISPELLADEVVSRPPVLLLHGDQDEVVPPESLPAAAEALQGAGWKEVYAHVMKGTGHGIDPEGLGVALAFLRDKCGF from the coding sequence ATGACCCGCGTTCTCCAGGCCGGCCGCAAGGGCCCCGCATCGGGCGAGACCCATTCCTGCGTCGTCTTCCTGCACGGCTATGGTGCCAATGGCGCCGACCTGCTGGGCCTCGCTGACCCCCTCGCAGAGCACCTGCCCGACACGATGTTCGTGGCCCCCGACGCGCCCGAGGACTGCGCCGGCTCGCCCATGGGCTTCCAGTGGTTTCCGATCCCCTGGATCGACGGCTCCTCGGAAGAGGAATCCATGCAGGGCATGGCGCGGGCGGTCGACGATCTGAACGCCTTTCTCGACGCGCTGATGGTCGACGAGGACCTGCTGCCGGAGCAGGTGGCGCTTGTCGGCTTCTCGCAGGGGTCGATGATGTCGCTGCACGTGGCGCCGCGGCGCGAGGATGAGGTTGCCGGTGTCGTCGCCTTTTCGGGGCGACTGATCTCACCAGAATTGCTGGCCGACGAGGTGGTGAGCCGCCCGCCGGTGCTGCTGCTGCATGGCGACCAAGACGAGGTGGTGCCGCCCGAGTCGCTGCCCGCCGCCGCCGAGGCGCTGCAGGGCGCAGGCTGGAAAGAGGTCTATGCCCACGTGATGAAGGGCACCGGCCACGGCATCGACCCCGAAGGTCTGGGCGTGGCTCTGGCCTTCTTGCGCGACAAGTGCGGGTTCTAG
- a CDS encoding DNA-3-methyladenine glycosylase family protein: MAKGETVAVGRIIHSDACVTEGCDWLAAAEPRFAHALELTGPLPLRRREDGFGQLLSAIVSQQVSVASARAIWARLEAAGMTRPEAILKTDLEGLRALGLSRQKATYAQALAAEGIDFDALREAPTPVVVERLTAVKGIGVWTAEIYAMFSLGHADVFAPGDLALQEAARLLFDLDERPKEKALRQMAEAWSPWRAVAARALWAYYHVRKQREGIA, from the coding sequence ATGGCAAAAGGCGAGACGGTGGCGGTCGGGCGGATCATTCATTCGGATGCCTGCGTGACCGAGGGCTGCGACTGGCTGGCGGCGGCCGAGCCGCGCTTTGCCCATGCGCTCGAGTTGACCGGCCCCTTGCCGCTGCGGCGGCGCGAGGACGGCTTTGGCCAGCTTCTGTCGGCCATCGTCAGCCAGCAGGTCAGCGTTGCCTCGGCGCGCGCGATCTGGGCGCGGCTCGAGGCCGCGGGGATGACCCGGCCCGAAGCGATCCTGAAGACCGATCTCGAGGGGCTGCGCGCGCTTGGCCTGTCGCGGCAGAAGGCGACCTACGCGCAGGCGCTGGCGGCGGAGGGCATCGACTTCGACGCGCTGCGCGAGGCGCCGACACCGGTGGTGGTCGAACGGCTGACGGCGGTGAAGGGGATCGGCGTCTGGACCGCCGAGATCTACGCCATGTTCTCGCTTGGCCATGCGGATGTCTTTGCGCCGGGCGATCTGGCGCTGCAGGAGGCGGCGAGGCTGCTCTTCGACCTCGACGAACGGCCCAAGGAAAAGGCACTCAGGCAGATGGCCGAGGCCTGGTCGCCTTGGCGGGCGGTTGCGGCGCGCGCGCTCTGGGCCTACTACCATGTGCGCAAGCAAAGAGAAGGTATTGCATGA
- a CDS encoding MFS transporter, whose translation MQASSASRARRNVTVLVLAQAFLGAQMPMIFTIGGLAGQSLAPNPCFATLPISLIVLGSMLSATPVSAFMQRYGRRAGFFLGTMGGTLGGIVGATGLYLQSFPIFLLGSLLTGLYMSAQGFYRFAAADTASPEFRAKAISYVMAGGLLSALIGPQLVKLTANAYVIPFFGTYATVIAINLLGALLFLFLDIPRPPAPAEGSPYGRTRWQLLQTPRIAVAVICGMVSYALMNLVMTSTPLAVVGCGYDTSDAANVVSAHVLAMFAPSFFTGQIINRFGVEKVMGLGLFILAGAGAVAMAGVELENFFLALVLLGIGWNFGFIGATTMLAGAHTAEERGRMQGLNDLLVFGGVTFASLASGGLMNCSGGTPQEGWSAVVMAMAPFLVLAGGALIWLVLRPVEQPAE comes from the coding sequence ATGCAGGCATCTTCCGCTTCCCGCGCCCGGCGCAACGTCACCGTTCTGGTTCTCGCACAGGCCTTCCTGGGTGCGCAGATGCCGATGATCTTCACCATCGGCGGGCTCGCCGGGCAATCGCTGGCGCCGAACCCCTGCTTCGCCACCCTGCCGATCTCGCTGATCGTGCTGGGCTCGATGCTCTCGGCGACGCCGGTCTCGGCCTTCATGCAGCGCTACGGTCGCCGCGCCGGGTTCTTCCTCGGCACCATGGGCGGCACGCTGGGCGGCATCGTCGGGGCGACGGGGCTCTACCTGCAGTCCTTCCCGATCTTCCTCCTCGGCAGCCTGCTGACCGGGCTCTACATGTCGGCGCAGGGCTTCTACCGCTTTGCCGCCGCCGACACCGCCAGCCCCGAGTTCCGCGCCAAGGCGATCTCCTACGTGATGGCAGGAGGGCTGCTCTCGGCGCTCATCGGCCCGCAACTGGTGAAGCTGACCGCCAACGCCTACGTGATCCCCTTCTTCGGCACCTATGCCACGGTGATCGCGATCAACCTGCTGGGCGCGCTGCTCTTTCTCTTCCTCGACATCCCGAGGCCCCCTGCCCCTGCCGAGGGCAGCCCTTACGGCCGCACCCGCTGGCAGCTCCTGCAAACGCCGCGCATCGCGGTGGCGGTGATCTGCGGCATGGTCAGCTACGCGCTGATGAACCTCGTGATGACCTCCACCCCGCTGGCGGTGGTTGGCTGCGGCTATGACACCTCGGACGCCGCCAATGTCGTCAGCGCCCACGTGCTGGCGATGTTCGCGCCGTCCTTCTTCACCGGACAGATCATCAACCGTTTCGGCGTGGAAAAGGTGATGGGGCTTGGCCTCTTTATCCTCGCCGGTGCTGGCGCGGTGGCAATGGCCGGGGTCGAGCTGGAGAATTTCTTCCTCGCGCTGGTGCTGCTGGGCATCGGCTGGAACTTCGGCTTCATCGGCGCGACCACGATGCTCGCCGGCGCGCACACCGCCGAGGAACGGGGCCGCATGCAAGGGCTGAACGATCTGCTGGTGTTCGGCGGCGTGACCTTTGCCTCGCTCGCCTCGGGTGGGTTGATGAACTGCTCGGGTGGCACGCCGCAGGAGGGCTGGAGCGCCGTGGTCATGGCAATGGCGCCCTTCCTGGTGCTGGCGGGCGGCGCGCTGATCTGGCTGGTGCTGCGGCCGGTGGAACAGCCCGCCGAGTAA
- a CDS encoding squalene/phytoene synthase family protein, which translates to MQLSDDLIACAGLIERGDPDRFTAAMAAPPEARRVLFPLYAFNLEVARAPWVTQETMIAEMRLQWWRDALEEIAKGGAVRRHEVVTPLAQVLDRETAARLDPLVGARRWDIYRDPFEDEEHLTRYLEETSGLLLLAAGRALGGIDEQVALDAGYAFGLAAFLRAVPELESKGRVPLLDGRPEGVAALARGGLARLKRARKGFAGVPKESRPALLAGWQAGPLLALAAKEPQRVAEGALELSEFSRRARLVKAGFTGRV; encoded by the coding sequence GTGCAGCTCAGTGACGATCTGATCGCCTGTGCCGGGCTGATCGAACGCGGAGATCCCGATCGTTTTACCGCTGCCATGGCCGCGCCTCCCGAGGCGCGGCGCGTGCTCTTCCCGCTCTATGCCTTCAACCTCGAGGTCGCCCGCGCGCCCTGGGTGACGCAGGAGACGATGATCGCCGAGATGCGCCTGCAATGGTGGCGCGATGCCCTGGAAGAGATCGCCAAGGGCGGCGCGGTGCGGCGGCACGAGGTGGTGACGCCGCTGGCGCAGGTTCTTGACCGCGAGACGGCAGCCCGTCTCGATCCGCTGGTCGGCGCGCGGCGCTGGGACATTTACCGCGATCCGTTCGAGGACGAAGAGCACCTGACGCGCTACCTCGAGGAGACCTCGGGGCTGCTGCTGCTCGCGGCGGGGCGGGCGCTTGGCGGGATTGACGAGCAGGTTGCGCTGGACGCGGGTTATGCCTTCGGCCTGGCCGCCTTCCTGCGCGCGGTGCCGGAGCTCGAAAGCAAGGGCCGGGTGCCGCTGCTCGATGGGCGGCCCGAGGGCGTGGCGGCGCTGGCGCGCGGCGGGCTCGCGCGCCTGAAACGGGCACGCAAGGGCTTTGCCGGGGTTCCGAAGGAATCGCGCCCGGCGCTGCTTGCCGGATGGCAGGCGGGACCGCTGCTGGCGCTGGCGGCGAAAGAGCCGCAGCGGGTCGCCGAAGGGGCGCTCGAGCTGTCGGAGTTCTCGAGGCGCGCGCGACTGGTGAAGGCGGGCTTCACAGGGCGGGTCTAG
- the cimA gene encoding citramalate synthase, with translation MSKERLYIYDTTLRDGQQTQGVQFSTAEKHRIVAALDALGVDYIEGGWPGANPTDSAFFDEVGQTRATVTAFGMTKRAGRSAANDDVLAAVLNAGTPSVCLVGKTHEFHVTTALGITLEENLEAISSSIAHCVSQQRETLFDAEHFFDGYKSNPGYALDCVKAALDSGARWVVLCDTNGGTLPEELGRIVREVRAAGVPGDKLGIHTHNDTENAVACTLAAIDAGVRQLQGTLNGLGERCGNANLTTLIPTLLLKEPYASAYETGVSLEAVEGITQVSRMLDEILNRVPMRQAAYVGSSAFAHKAGLHASAILKDPSTYEHIEPGVVGNRRVIPMSNQAGQSNLRRRLAEAGLEVEKGDAALGRILERIKAKEAEGYTYDTAQASFELLARDELGCLPEFFEVKRYRVTIERRKNKYDQMVSLSEAVVVVKVGGEKKLSVSDSLDTDGHDRGPVNALSKALAKDLGPYQSVIDDMRLVDFKVRITQGGTEAVTRVIIDSEDGSGRRWQTVGVSANIVDASFEALLDAVRWKLIRDCGVARAAQ, from the coding sequence GTGAGCAAGGAGCGTCTTTACATCTACGACACCACGCTGCGCGACGGGCAGCAGACACAGGGCGTGCAGTTCTCGACTGCCGAGAAGCACCGCATCGTCGCGGCGCTGGACGCGCTGGGGGTCGACTACATCGAGGGCGGCTGGCCGGGGGCCAACCCCACCGACAGCGCCTTTTTCGACGAGGTCGGCCAGACCCGCGCCACGGTGACCGCCTTTGGCATGACCAAGCGGGCCGGGCGCTCGGCGGCCAATGACGACGTGCTGGCGGCGGTGCTGAACGCGGGCACGCCCTCGGTTTGCCTCGTCGGCAAGACCCACGAGTTCCATGTCACCACCGCGCTCGGCATCACGCTGGAGGAGAACCTCGAGGCGATCTCGTCCTCGATCGCCCATTGCGTGTCGCAGCAGCGCGAGACGCTCTTCGACGCCGAGCACTTCTTCGATGGCTACAAGTCCAACCCCGGCTATGCGCTGGACTGCGTGAAGGCCGCGCTGGACAGCGGCGCGCGCTGGGTGGTGCTGTGCGACACCAACGGCGGCACGCTGCCCGAGGAGCTGGGCCGCATCGTGCGTGAGGTCAGGGCGGCGGGCGTGCCCGGAGACAAGCTCGGCATCCACACCCACAACGACACCGAGAACGCCGTGGCCTGCACGCTGGCGGCAATCGACGCGGGCGTGCGGCAGCTGCAGGGCACCTTGAACGGCCTCGGCGAGCGCTGCGGCAATGCCAACCTGACGACGCTCATTCCGACGCTGCTGCTGAAGGAGCCCTATGCAAGCGCCTACGAGACCGGGGTGAGCCTCGAGGCGGTCGAGGGCATCACCCAGGTGAGCCGCATGCTCGACGAGATCCTCAACCGCGTGCCGATGCGGCAGGCGGCCTATGTGGGCAGCTCGGCCTTTGCCCACAAGGCGGGGCTGCATGCGAGCGCGATCCTCAAGGACCCCAGCACCTATGAGCACATCGAGCCGGGCGTGGTGGGAAACCGCCGGGTCATCCCGATGTCGAACCAGGCCGGCCAGTCGAACCTGCGCCGCCGCCTCGCCGAGGCGGGGCTGGAGGTCGAGAAAGGCGATGCTGCGCTGGGGCGTATCCTTGAGCGGATCAAGGCCAAGGAAGCCGAGGGCTACACCTATGACACCGCGCAGGCGAGCTTCGAGCTTCTGGCGCGGGACGAGCTGGGGTGCCTGCCGGAGTTCTTCGAGGTCAAGCGCTACCGGGTGACCATCGAGCGGCGCAAGAACAAGTATGACCAGATGGTCTCGCTCTCCGAGGCCGTGGTGGTGGTGAAAGTGGGCGGCGAGAAGAAGCTCTCCGTGTCGGATAGCCTCGACACCGACGGGCACGACCGCGGCCCGGTCAACGCGCTGTCGAAGGCGCTGGCCAAGGATCTCGGCCCTTACCAGTCGGTGATCGACGACATGCGGCTGGTGGACTTCAAGGTGCGCATCACGCAGGGCGGCACCGAGGCCGTGACCCGGGTGATCATCGACAGCGAAGATGGATCGGGCCGGCGCTGGCAGACCGTTGGCGTCAGCGCCAACATAGTCGATGCCTCGTTCGAGGCGCTTCTGGATGCCGTGCGCTGGAAGCTGATCCGCGACTGCGGGGTGGCGCGTGCAGCTCAGTGA
- the cysS gene encoding cysteine--tRNA ligase — protein MTISLTNTKTRRKEVFTPIDPSNVRMYVCGPTVYDRAHLGNARPAIVFDVLARLLRHVYGPDHVTYVRNFTDVDDKINATAQARKAAGDPRSLEDLIAERTEETIGWYLQDMGAVGVAEPDHMPRATQFIPQMIAMIEGLIRDGHAYEAEGHVLFAVESYKTYGALSGRSVDDMIAGARVEVAPYKRNPMDFVLWKPSADDLPGWNSPWGRGRPGWHIECSAMAYDLLGESFDIHGGGNDLMFPHHENEIAQSCCAHPHGDFAKVWLHNEMLQVEGKKMSKSLGNFFTVRDLLDGHDGQPAVPGEVIRFVMLSSHYRKPMDWTAEKAAQAEATLRTWHSVTEGAEPGAADAELVGLLSDDLNTAGALTRLHKLAKEAAGDLTAAGVLLASAQLLGLLTDELGDWVSAGPDLSGLADHLAGVRAAAMETKDFSEVDRLKTALIDAGVEVRMSKAGVELLPGAGFDAAKLEGLL, from the coding sequence ATGACCATCTCGCTGACCAACACGAAGACTCGCCGCAAGGAGGTCTTCACGCCGATCGATCCCAGCAATGTCCGGATGTATGTCTGCGGGCCCACGGTCTACGACCGCGCGCACCTCGGCAACGCCCGCCCGGCCATCGTCTTCGACGTGCTGGCGCGGCTGCTGCGGCATGTCTACGGGCCCGATCACGTGACCTACGTGCGCAACTTCACCGACGTCGACGACAAGATCAACGCCACCGCGCAGGCGCGCAAGGCGGCGGGCGACCCGCGCAGCCTCGAGGACCTGATCGCCGAGCGCACCGAAGAGACCATCGGCTGGTACCTGCAGGACATGGGCGCGGTCGGGGTCGCCGAGCCCGACCACATGCCGCGCGCGACGCAGTTCATCCCCCAGATGATCGCGATGATCGAGGGGCTGATCCGGGACGGCCACGCCTACGAGGCCGAGGGTCACGTGCTCTTCGCGGTCGAGAGCTACAAGACCTACGGCGCGCTGTCGGGCCGTTCGGTCGACGACATGATCGCCGGGGCGCGGGTCGAGGTGGCCCCCTACAAGCGCAACCCGATGGACTTCGTGCTGTGGAAGCCCTCTGCGGACGACCTGCCGGGGTGGAACTCGCCCTGGGGCCGGGGCCGTCCGGGCTGGCACATCGAGTGCTCAGCCATGGCCTATGACCTGCTGGGCGAGAGTTTCGACATCCATGGCGGCGGCAACGACCTGATGTTCCCGCACCACGAGAACGAGATCGCCCAGAGCTGCTGTGCGCACCCCCATGGCGACTTCGCCAAGGTCTGGTTGCACAACGAGATGCTGCAGGTCGAGGGCAAGAAGATGTCCAAGTCCTTGGGCAACTTCTTCACCGTGCGCGACCTGCTGGACGGGCATGACGGGCAGCCCGCCGTGCCGGGCGAGGTGATCCGCTTCGTCATGCTCTCGAGCCACTACCGCAAGCCGATGGACTGGACCGCCGAGAAGGCGGCGCAGGCCGAGGCGACGCTGCGCACCTGGCACTCGGTGACCGAGGGCGCCGAGCCCGGTGCGGCGGATGCCGAGCTGGTGGGGCTGCTGTCGGATGACCTGAACACCGCAGGAGCACTGACACGGCTGCACAAGCTGGCCAAGGAGGCGGCCGGCGATCTGACCGCGGCGGGTGTTCTGCTCGCCTCGGCGCAGCTGCTGGGGTTGCTGACGGACGAGCTGGGCGATTGGGTCAGTGCCGGGCCGGACCTTTCCGGCCTTGCCGATCATCTCGCCGGTGTCCGCGCCGCGGCCATGGAGACCAAGGATTTCTCGGAGGTCGACCGGCTCAAGACCGCGCTGATCGACGCGGGGGTCGAGGTGCGCATGTCGAAGGCAGGCGTCGAGCTTCTGCCGGGCGCGGGATTCGATGCCGCCAAGCTGGAGGGGCTGCTGTGA
- a CDS encoding DUF4167 domain-containing protein: MRSSKSRSRSKNNRNRNTLGNVVNRVFDSSGPEGKVRGTPQQIIDKYNQLARDAALSNDRVATENFQQHAEHYMRLLSEAQKEADQRREQQERENRERQAQRDRDRSDRDQTRGDTRGEGGHQGGSHQPDVGFEQQPQPRQPEPEKASVPGLGDQPDLMGAGSEDEEDSGLVETPESRAESKPKPRARRSKKTEGGEAAAAAAAEPGAEAQPAEKPKRPRKPRKKPEQPSSDGGSAPDAAE; encoded by the coding sequence ATGCGATCCTCGAAATCCCGCTCGCGGTCGAAGAACAACCGCAACCGCAATACTCTTGGGAACGTCGTCAACCGCGTGTTCGACAGTTCGGGCCCGGAGGGCAAGGTGCGCGGTACGCCGCAGCAGATCATCGACAAGTATAACCAGCTTGCCCGCGATGCGGCGCTCAGCAATGACCGCGTCGCCACCGAAAACTTCCAGCAGCACGCCGAGCACTACATGCGCCTGCTCTCGGAGGCGCAGAAAGAGGCAGACCAGCGCCGCGAACAGCAGGAGCGTGAAAACCGCGAGCGCCAGGCGCAGCGCGACCGTGACCGCTCGGATCGCGACCAGACTCGCGGCGACACGCGTGGCGAGGGCGGGCATCAGGGCGGCAGCCACCAGCCTGACGTCGGCTTCGAGCAACAGCCGCAGCCCCGTCAGCCCGAGCCCGAAAAGGCCAGCGTGCCGGGCCTGGGTGATCAGCCCGACCTGATGGGCGCCGGCAGCGAAGACGAAGAAGACAGCGGTCTGGTCGAGACGCCGGAAAGCCGCGCCGAGAGCAAGCCCAAGCCGCGCGCCCGCCGCAGCAAGAAAACCGAGGGCGGAGAGGCCGCGGCCGCCGCCGCCGCGGAGCCCGGTGCCGAGGCGCAGCCCGCCGAGAAGCCCAAGCGTCCGCGCAAGCCGCGCAAGAAACCCGAGCAACCCTCCAGCGATGGTGGCTCGGCGCCCGACGCGGCCGAATGA